One window of Methylococcus sp. EFPC2 genomic DNA carries:
- a CDS encoding potassium-transporting ATPase subunit F: MPCLENPAFPTEIVRFQAAFRVGGFPLNVGFVGDGESEDAIVSWIDLVSAGLALVVFVYLVVALFYPEKY; this comes from the coding sequence TTGCCATGTCTTGAAAACCCGGCGTTCCCGACCGAAATCGTGCGTTTTCAGGCGGCTTTCCGTGTGGGTGGTTTCCCACTCAACGTCGGCTTCGTCGGGGACGGTGAATCGGAGGATGCCATCGTGAGCTGGATCGATCTCGTCAGTGCAGGCCTGGCCCTGGTGGTTTTCGTCTACCTGGTCGTCGCCCTGTTTTATCCGGAGAAGTACTAA